A window from Fragaria vesca subsp. vesca linkage group LG5, FraVesHawaii_1.0, whole genome shotgun sequence encodes these proteins:
- the LOC101312929 gene encoding transcription factor bHLH143-like produces MGEFGSWIHQPHDRRPPDPYTLGAPFVLGQQNFISAYRNPGTSMLFTNGTLPVYASSGLPHPQVGRANEPHGWFYCLPSIQQAFVPATHTVLKEKVSTCSFQDPKETLIPCVDPDSKQKRLLVSNPSGDQTSLVFNSGIVNPLQCPTSWDGYQQGAYHVNGNDHASNRDFPNLSGAILTDEFKGNDESGAESEMHEDTEELNALLYSDDESDYTEDDEVTSTGHSPSTMTVHDKQNWFEARDEEVASSCGITKKRKLFDGGYDVPSIMDTATSKNPDRSAELEDDAESSCARNRSSGSRELDSLSSNKKMKKDKIRETVSVLQNIIPGVKGKDAMVVLDEAILYLNLLKVKAKAFGLESL; encoded by the coding sequence ATGGGTGAATTCGGATCTTGGATTCACCAGCCGCATGATCGGCGACCGCCCGATCCATATACCTTGGGTGCTCCTTTTGTCTTGGGGCAACAGAACTTCATTTCTGCATATAGAAACCCTGGCACTAGTATGCTGTTCACAAATGGAACTTTGCCAGTGTATGCATCATCTGGGTTGCCCCATCCACAAGTTGGCAGAGCAAATGAACCTCATGGTTGGTTCTATTGCTTGCCCAGTATCCAACAGGCATTCGTGCCTGCTACACACACTGTTCTCAAAGAGAAAGTTTCTACTTGCTCCTTCCAAGACCCTAAGGAGACATTGATACCCTGTGTAGACCCTGACAGTAAACAGAAGAGATTGCTTGTCAGCAATCCGTCAGGGGATCAAACAAGTTTGGTCTTTAATTCTGGAATAGTGAATCCTTTGCAGTGCCCTACTTCTTGGGATGGGTACCAACAAGGTGCATACCATGTGAATGGGAATGATCATGCATCTAATAGAGATTTTCCAAACCTCTCGGGAGCAATTTTGACTGATGAGTTTAAAGGAAATGATGAATCTGGTGCTGAAAGTGAGATGCATGAAGACACAGAAGAACTGAATGCATTGCTCTACTCAGATGATGAGAGCGACTATACCGAGGACGATGAAGTTACTAGCACAGGTCATTCCCCTAGTACAATGACAGTTCATGATAAGCAGAATTGGTTTGAAGCAAGGGATGAAGAAGTTGCTAGTTCTTGTGGAATAACTAAAAAGCGGAAGCTATTTGATGGAGGTTATGATGTGCCATCCATAATGGACACTGCAACTTCCAAGAATCCCGACAGATCAGCTGAGTTAGAGGATGATGCAGAATCCAGTTGTGCCCGCAACAGAAGTTCCGGGTCTAGAGAATTGGATTCCTTGTCCAGCAACAAGAAGATGAAAAAGGACAAGATACGCGAGACAGTGAGCGTTCTGCAGAACATAATTCCTGGTGTCAAGGGAAAAGATGCAATGGTGGTGCTCGATGAAGCCATCCTCTACCTAAATTTGCTGAAGGTTAAGGCCAAAGCTTTTGGACTCGAGTCTCTCTGA